The genomic DNA TACGATGAGGATAGGAACATCATCAAGAGCGAATGGATCCCCTTTGAGCTTTTGGAATTGAAAGGGATCGGTTCAAAGGATTTCATGCTGACGATGGAGTGCGGAAGCCCTGCCGTAACCCTCCTCACGGCAAAGGTCGAATACGATCCATCCCCCGAAGACAGGAAGCATCTCAGAGAACTTCAGGAACTATTCTCCCGCTGATAAATGCAATATTTCTAATTGTTGAAGCGTAAGGATTCGAATATTGTTTTGCCTTTGTGAAGTGTCTCTTCGTATTCGCTCTCGGGATCAGAATCGAAGACAATACCGCCGCCGAGGTTGAAGAAGAGGCATCCATTTTTGACCGTGATGGTCCTTATAGCTATGTTCAGATCGAAGTTTCCATCAAAGTCTATGTAGCCCATGCTTCCGCAGTAGAATCCCCGCCTGTCCCTCTCCAGCTCCTCGATGATCTTCATCGCCTGCAGCTTGGGACATCCCGTAACCGAACCTCCAGGAAAGCAGGATCTGATCAGTTCCAGAGAGGGCAATTCGCTCGAAACATCTGCGTTGATGATGGAGAGCATCTGAAAGACGTTGCTGTACTCTTCTATAACCTTATGTTGCGCCACCTTCACGCTTCCAGATCGGGCAAGCTTGCCGATGTCGTTTCTCATTAGATCGACGATCATGGATAGTTCCGCCTCTTCCTTTGCGCTTGAAAGAAGCATCTCTCTGAAGTTTCGGTCTTCCCCAGCCGTTCTTCCTCGCAACATCGTCCCCTTGATAGGACGGGATTCCACGAGGTTCCCCTGCCGCATGAGGAACCTTTCGGGAGAAGAGGAGATCAGCTTGATCCCGCCGAAGTCCATGTAGGCGCTCATCGGAGCGGGGTTTAGAAGATTCAAGCGTTCAAAGATCCGGAAAGCATCTCCAGTGAAAGGTGCCTTGAACTGCTGAGAGATGTTGACCTGGTAGATATCTCCCTCGCCGATATATTCTTTCACTCTTTTAACAGCCTGGATGTAATCGTTTCTATTGAAATTGGACTCCCAGGCAGTTAGTGTGCCACTTTTGTTTGAGTCTGATAAATCACTTTCATAAGATGGCACTTCCAGCAGTGTCCCGGAGTCAACTCCCAGTAGATCAACGTCGAGTTCGACCTTAAGACACTCACCGCTATTCTCGTTGAGGATCATGAACTGAGAAAAGAGAGTAAAGATGATATCCGGAAGATGATGAAGGTCCGGCAGCCTCTCCGGTATCGACTCGATGAGCCTGTTCAGGTCATAGGAAAACGCTCCGATCCCGCCGCCGCGGATAAGTATCCTCTTCGAGAATGCTCCAATCGGTCCTTCTTCTGATTTGTCCGGAAATCTATTAATCAGGCACCGGTAGTGGTCAAGAATTGCCTGGAGAGCGTGGAAAGGGTCCGCGTCCTGCTCAAGGACTCTATTGCCAGCAAGGACCCGAAGCCGGCGCCCTTTCGATTG from Acidobacteriota bacterium includes the following:
- the pabB gene encoding aminodeoxychorismate synthase component I, with product MDFKRWSALLKTGVPRNGHEISILGCNPFLIFQSKGRRLRVLAGNRVLEQDADPFHALQAILDHYRCLINRFPDKSEEGPIGAFSKRILIRGGGIGAFSYDLNRLIESIPERLPDLHHLPDIIFTLFSQFMILNENSGECLKVELDVDLLGVDSGTLLEVPSYESDLSDSNKSGTLTAWESNFNRNDYIQAVKRVKEYIGEGDIYQVNISQQFKAPFTGDAFRIFERLNLLNPAPMSAYMDFGGIKLISSSPERFLMRQGNLVESRPIKGTMLRGRTAGEDRNFREMLLSSAKEEAELSMIVDLMRNDIGKLARSGSVKVAQHKVIEEYSNVFQMLSIINADVSSELPSLELIRSCFPGGSVTGCPKLQAMKIIEELERDRRGFYCGSMGYIDFDGNFDLNIAIRTITVKNGCLFFNLGGGIVFDSDPESEYEETLHKGKTIFESLRFNN